The Streptomyces achromogenes DNA segment GCAGTTCTGCTTCAACACCGGCCTGGCGCTGGTGTTCGCGCGGGCCGGCGCCAAGACCCCCGACCTGGCGCAGCTGATGCCGTTCGTGATGCGCACGTGGATGTACGCCTCCGGCGTGATGTTCTCCATCCCCGTCTTCCTCGCGGACAAGCCGCAGTGGGTGGCGAACGTCCTGCAGTGGAACCCCGCCGCGATCTACATGGACCTCATGCGCTTCGCGCTCATCGAGGAGTACGGCGCGGAGAACCTGCCCGACCATGTGTGGGCGGTCGCGGGCGGCTGGGCGGTCCTCATGGCCGTCGGCGGGTTCGTGTACTTCTGGAAGGCGGAGGAGAGGTACGGCCGTGGTTGATCCGCTTCCGGCAGACCAGGCGGGACGCAGGGTTCCGACGGTCATCGCCGACGAGGTCCACATCGTCTACCGCGTCAACGGCGCCAAGAGCGGGAAGGGCAGCGCCACCGCCGCCCTCAGCCGTATCGTCAAGCGCGGTGAGGAGCGCGGCGTGCGCAAGGTGCACGCGGTGCGCGGCGTCTCCTTCGTCGCCCACCGGGGCGAGGCCATCGGCCTGATCGGCTCCAACGGCTCCGGCAAGTCCACGCTGCTGCGCGCCATCGCCGGGCTGCTGCCGCCGGAGAGCGGCAGGGTGTACACCGACGGACAGCCCTCGCTGCTCGGCGTCAACGCCGCGATGATGAACGACCTCACCGGCGAACGCAACGTCACCCTGGGCGGTCTGGCCATGGGCATGTCCCGTGAGGAGATCAGGGAGCGCTACCAGGGGATCGTCGACTTCTCGGGCATCAACGAGAAGGGCGACTTCATCAGCCTGCCGATGCGCACCTACTCCTCCGGCATGCAGGCCCGGCTGCGGTTCTCCATCGCCGCGGCCAAGGACCACGACGTCCTGATGATCGACGAGGCCCTCGCC contains these protein-coding regions:
- a CDS encoding ABC transporter ATP-binding protein, with protein sequence MVDPLPADQAGRRVPTVIADEVHIVYRVNGAKSGKGSATAALSRIVKRGEERGVRKVHAVRGVSFVAHRGEAIGLIGSNGSGKSTLLRAIAGLLPPESGRVYTDGQPSLLGVNAAMMNDLTGERNVTLGGLAMGMSREEIRERYQGIVDFSGINEKGDFISLPMRTYSSGMQARLRFSIAAAKDHDVLMIDEALATGDAKFRRRSEARVRELREQAGTVFLVSHSNQSIRDTCDRVLWLERGELRLDGPTEEVLREYEKFSGK